In Brevibacillus brevis NBRC 100599, a single genomic region encodes these proteins:
- a CDS encoding TrmH family RNA methyltransferase, with amino-acid sequence MTNEIITSVQNPLVKRLHQLLSRKGREEQQRFLVEGAHLVEEALKSGAEVVTVIYDQQRDMDPACQRALANHPEAVQVIAAPETVLAKLSETKSPQGIVAEVKKTAADWAKWVDQKREEQGSLLLLFLDEIQDPGNLGTILRTAEAAAIDGVVLGSGSVDIYNGKVVRATMGALFRIPVFTQSLVDTADEWKAKGGRVLISSLEQNSVSYDEADYAGLTALVIGNEGRGVSKEMFAKADQFVHIPLYGGAESLNAAVAAGIFVYEAQRKRR; translated from the coding sequence ATGACAAATGAAATCATTACTTCAGTACAAAACCCTCTGGTAAAGCGATTGCACCAGTTGCTATCACGGAAAGGACGGGAAGAGCAGCAGCGTTTTCTCGTGGAAGGGGCGCATCTGGTAGAAGAGGCGTTAAAAAGTGGGGCGGAGGTAGTCACGGTGATTTACGATCAGCAGCGTGACATGGACCCTGCTTGTCAGCGTGCTCTGGCTAATCATCCGGAAGCTGTTCAGGTCATTGCTGCGCCAGAGACAGTGCTGGCGAAGCTGTCCGAAACGAAGTCACCGCAAGGAATTGTGGCCGAAGTGAAAAAAACAGCAGCAGATTGGGCAAAATGGGTGGATCAGAAGAGAGAGGAACAAGGAAGCTTACTGCTCCTCTTTTTGGACGAAATACAAGACCCGGGCAACCTCGGCACGATTTTGCGCACAGCGGAAGCGGCTGCAATCGATGGTGTCGTACTGGGGAGTGGCAGTGTCGATATTTACAATGGAAAAGTGGTACGGGCAACAATGGGGGCACTGTTCCGGATCCCGGTCTTTACGCAATCGTTAGTTGACACGGCTGATGAATGGAAGGCAAAGGGAGGGAGAGTTCTCATTTCTTCGTTGGAGCAAAACAGTGTTTCCTATGACGAGGCTGATTATGCGGGTCTGACGGCACTGGTCATCGGCAATGAAGGAAGAGGCGTCTCGAAAGAGATGTTTGCCAAAGCTGATCAATTCGTCCACATTCCGCTTTACGGCGGAGCGGAGTCGCTGAATGCAGCGGTTGCGGCAGGAATATTTGTCTATGAGGCACAGCGCAAAAGAAGATAA
- a CDS encoding DUF2225 domain-containing protein: MIDNVSALYDKTSSCRHCQATFSTKRIRSGTLTMVNRDSDFYTTFKEQSLNPILYTVNVCPECGFAFTDQFRDKLAPWQKQIVDEQISSKWKPKDFGKVRHVPEAIVSYKLAIYAAEITDQPHSVKAGLYLRLAWLYRYQKNVTEEMRFIDMAVEEYEQSYIHSDYTRGDKEMTEVRLLYLIGELYRRLEKFDLAIKYFGKALAFRNHTIESGIIRMAQDQWQLAREEFKEKKNEQKIG; encoded by the coding sequence ATGATAGACAATGTTTCCGCCCTTTACGATAAGACAAGCAGCTGCCGCCATTGCCAAGCGACCTTTTCGACCAAAAGAATCAGAAGCGGCACGTTGACGATGGTCAACCGCGACAGCGATTTTTATACCACTTTTAAAGAGCAATCTTTAAATCCCATTTTATATACCGTCAATGTCTGCCCTGAATGCGGCTTTGCTTTTACGGATCAATTCCGGGACAAGCTCGCCCCCTGGCAAAAGCAGATTGTGGATGAACAAATCTCCTCGAAATGGAAGCCAAAAGATTTTGGCAAGGTTCGACACGTACCAGAAGCCATTGTCAGCTACAAGCTCGCTATTTATGCAGCTGAAATAACAGATCAGCCCCATTCCGTAAAAGCGGGTCTATATTTGCGCCTTGCCTGGCTTTATCGATACCAAAAAAATGTCACGGAAGAAATGCGCTTTATCGATATGGCCGTGGAAGAATATGAACAATCGTATATTCATTCCGATTATACACGCGGTGACAAAGAAATGACCGAAGTCCGCTTGCTGTACTTGATTGGTGAGCTCTATCGCAGACTCGAAAAGTTTGACTTAGCCATTAAATATTTCGGCAAGGCACTCGCCTTTCGCAACCACACCATTGAGAGCGGCATTATCCGGATGGCGCAGGATCAATGGCAACTCGCGCGTGAAGAGTTTAAAGAGAAGAAGAACGAGCAAAAGATCGGCTAG
- the pheS gene encoding phenylalanine--tRNA ligase subunit alpha — protein MQTRLQEMKESALGQISQVTEAAQLQDLRVKYLGKKGELTELLRGMGSLSPEERPVVGQLVNEVREALEAAFSGKQKAFEEAALFAKLSSQTIDVTLPGRPVPAGTMHPLSRIIEEIEDIFIGLGFEVAEGPEVELDHFNFEMLNLPKDHPARDMQDTFYVTEELLLRTQTSPVQARTMLKKEGKTPLKMICPGKVYRRDDDDATHSHQFTQIEGLVIDKKIGMSDLKGTLLTFARQMFGENQQIRLRPSFFPFTEPSVEVDLQCFNCGGHGCRVCKQTGWIEILGAGMVHPRVLEMAGYNPEEVSGFAFGMGVERIAMLKYAVEDIRHFYTNDVRFLRQFNRG, from the coding sequence GTGCAAACTCGGTTGCAAGAAATGAAAGAGTCCGCACTGGGCCAAATCAGCCAAGTGACAGAAGCCGCACAACTTCAGGATTTGCGCGTCAAATACCTGGGGAAAAAGGGCGAGTTGACAGAACTGCTGCGCGGCATGGGCAGCCTGTCCCCAGAAGAGCGTCCAGTTGTCGGTCAGCTGGTGAATGAAGTAAGGGAAGCGCTGGAGGCAGCGTTCTCCGGTAAACAAAAAGCATTTGAAGAAGCGGCTCTCTTTGCCAAGCTTTCTTCTCAAACGATCGATGTGACACTGCCAGGACGCCCAGTACCAGCAGGCACCATGCATCCGCTTTCTCGGATCATTGAAGAGATCGAGGACATCTTCATTGGCCTAGGCTTCGAGGTGGCAGAAGGTCCTGAGGTTGAACTGGACCACTTCAACTTCGAGATGCTGAACCTGCCGAAGGATCACCCGGCACGCGATATGCAAGATACGTTTTACGTCACAGAAGAGCTGCTGCTCCGTACGCAGACATCCCCTGTGCAAGCACGTACAATGTTGAAAAAAGAAGGCAAGACCCCGCTCAAAATGATCTGTCCGGGTAAAGTGTATCGCCGTGATGATGACGATGCGACACATTCCCACCAATTCACGCAGATCGAGGGTCTTGTGATTGATAAAAAAATCGGGATGAGTGACTTGAAAGGTACCCTCTTGACGTTTGCCCGTCAAATGTTCGGGGAAAATCAGCAAATTCGTTTGCGCCCAAGCTTCTTCCCGTTCACGGAGCCTTCCGTAGAAGTAGACCTGCAATGCTTCAACTGCGGCGGTCACGGTTGCCGTGTATGTAAGCAAACCGGCTGGATCGAGATTTTGGGTGCTGGTATGGTACACCCGCGCGTACTGGAAATGGCTGGCTACAACCCTGAGGAAGTCAGCGGCTTTGCATTCGGTATGGGTGTGGAACGAATTGCGATGCTCAAATACGCGGTAGAGGACATCCGCCATTTTTATACCAACGACGTTCGTTTCCTGCGTCAGTTCAATCGAGGCTAG
- the pheT gene encoding phenylalanine--tRNA ligase subunit beta gives MKVSYQWLSEYVDLSGTTPQELAEKLTRSGIEVDAVESRNEGVSGVVIGYVKERSKHPDADRLNVCVVDAGQGEDLQIVCGAANVDQGQKVLVALIGAKLPGGLNIKRSKLRGVESQGMICSAKELGLNDKLLAKDQQEGIMVLPADAEIGMDAVSYLGLDDYVLELGLTPNRSDCLSMLGVAYEVAAILGKEVVFPQIELTENGGDNPIQVKIDATNECYQYHGRHFTNAKIATSPQWMKNRLMAAGIRPINNVVDVTNYVLLEYGQPLHAFDATQVADRSIVVRLANEGEKLVTLDDQERALDAQTLLIADQTKGLAIAGVMGGANSEITGETSEIILEAAWFTPKTVRRTARMLGMRTEGCVRWEKGVDQARVQEAGERAAALIQQLSGATVSKGISSAVVSEAAPAVVSVTLAKINQHLGTDMSASDVSPIFERLQFPYEVAGDKWTVTVPTRRGDITLPEDLVEEVARLYGYDNIPTSLPSGSTTQGQLTKEQQLRRTIRHHLIGTGMNEAISYALVHPDRVEAVAGLHQEKVNPVALMMPMSEDHSVLRTSLIPSLLETVAYNKNRQNHDVAIFELGRVFLTKEETLTQLPEERLYVAGALTGQLLTQNWMGAKQPVDFFQTKGIVESLFARLGIQATEYKAVQDIAGMHPGRTAEVWVGEKRLGYLGQVHPGTEKAYDLSETYVFQLDVAVLIDVAAEVGHYNQLPKSPAVTRDLALVVDRNVAAGALEATIREAAGELLESVTLFDVYMGERIAQDKKSMAFALVFRHAERTLQDEEIQQVTTAVIEALKNNTGAELRV, from the coding sequence ATGAAGGTATCGTACCAATGGTTATCTGAATACGTCGATCTGAGTGGAACGACGCCCCAGGAGCTGGCTGAAAAGCTGACTCGCAGCGGGATTGAAGTAGACGCAGTTGAATCGCGCAACGAAGGTGTATCCGGTGTTGTGATCGGTTATGTAAAAGAACGCAGCAAGCACCCGGATGCAGATCGTCTCAACGTATGTGTGGTTGATGCAGGACAAGGAGAAGACCTGCAAATCGTTTGTGGAGCAGCGAACGTAGACCAGGGACAAAAAGTTCTCGTTGCCCTGATCGGTGCGAAGCTCCCAGGTGGTCTGAACATCAAGCGTTCCAAGCTACGCGGTGTAGAATCCCAAGGGATGATCTGCTCTGCAAAAGAATTGGGCTTAAACGACAAGCTTTTGGCAAAAGATCAGCAAGAAGGCATTATGGTTCTGCCAGCGGATGCGGAGATCGGAATGGATGCTGTTTCGTACCTCGGCTTGGATGACTACGTGCTGGAATTGGGATTGACCCCGAACCGTTCGGATTGCTTGAGCATGTTGGGAGTTGCTTACGAGGTTGCTGCTATCTTGGGCAAAGAAGTGGTATTCCCGCAAATCGAGCTGACCGAAAACGGTGGCGACAACCCGATCCAAGTTAAGATCGATGCGACAAATGAATGCTATCAATACCACGGTCGTCACTTCACCAACGCCAAAATCGCGACATCTCCGCAATGGATGAAAAATCGCCTGATGGCAGCAGGAATTCGTCCAATCAATAACGTGGTAGACGTAACGAACTACGTCCTGCTCGAGTACGGCCAGCCGCTGCATGCTTTCGATGCGACACAGGTAGCTGATCGATCTATTGTCGTTCGACTGGCAAACGAGGGCGAAAAGCTCGTGACATTGGACGATCAAGAGCGCGCGCTGGATGCACAAACCTTGCTGATTGCCGACCAGACCAAAGGCTTGGCGATCGCTGGTGTAATGGGCGGAGCGAACTCCGAAATTACTGGTGAGACGAGTGAAATCATTCTCGAAGCAGCCTGGTTCACGCCAAAAACAGTGCGCCGTACTGCTCGTATGCTTGGCATGCGTACAGAAGGCTGCGTACGTTGGGAAAAAGGCGTTGACCAAGCACGTGTACAAGAAGCTGGTGAGCGCGCCGCTGCGCTGATTCAGCAATTGTCTGGGGCAACAGTATCCAAAGGAATCAGCTCTGCTGTTGTAAGCGAAGCTGCGCCTGCTGTTGTTTCCGTTACGCTTGCAAAAATCAATCAGCATCTCGGAACCGACATGTCTGCTTCTGATGTATCGCCGATTTTCGAGCGTCTGCAATTCCCGTATGAAGTAGCGGGCGACAAATGGACGGTAACCGTTCCAACGAGACGTGGCGACATTACGCTGCCAGAGGATTTGGTGGAAGAGGTTGCACGTCTGTACGGCTACGACAACATTCCGACCAGCTTGCCTTCTGGCTCGACCACACAGGGACAGTTGACAAAAGAACAGCAATTGCGCCGTACGATCCGTCATCACCTGATCGGTACTGGTATGAATGAAGCGATTTCCTATGCACTGGTTCATCCAGATCGTGTTGAGGCAGTAGCGGGTCTGCATCAGGAAAAAGTAAACCCTGTTGCGCTCATGATGCCAATGAGTGAAGACCATAGCGTTCTGCGCACGAGCTTGATTCCTAGCCTCTTGGAAACAGTCGCTTACAATAAAAACCGCCAAAACCACGATGTTGCGATTTTCGAATTGGGCCGTGTGTTCTTGACAAAAGAAGAAACACTCACCCAGCTTCCGGAAGAGCGTCTGTATGTAGCGGGTGCATTGACTGGACAACTGCTCACACAAAACTGGATGGGCGCCAAGCAGCCTGTTGATTTCTTCCAAACCAAAGGGATTGTGGAGTCACTCTTCGCTCGTTTGGGCATCCAAGCTACCGAGTACAAAGCAGTCCAGGACATCGCAGGTATGCACCCAGGACGTACCGCAGAGGTATGGGTAGGAGAAAAACGTCTGGGCTATCTGGGGCAAGTTCATCCGGGCACAGAAAAAGCGTATGATCTGTCCGAAACGTACGTATTCCAGTTGGATGTAGCTGTTTTGATTGATGTAGCTGCCGAGGTTGGACATTACAATCAGCTGCCGAAGTCCCCAGCGGTAACGCGTGACTTGGCTCTCGTTGTCGATCGTAATGTAGCTGCTGGTGCATTGGAAGCAACGATTCGTGAAGCGGCAGGAGAGCTGCTTGAGTCCGTAACCCTGTTCGATGTATACATGGGTGAGCGTATTGCCCAGGATAAGAAGAGCATGGCATTTGCCCTCGTATTCCGTCACGCAGAGCGTACCTTGCAGGACGAAGAGATTCAACAAGTGACTACTGCTGTCATCGAAGCCTTGAAAAACAACACAGGTGCTGAATTGCGCGTGTAA
- the zapA gene encoding cell division protein ZapA — translation MQGDGKNRLTVDIFGQQYRLSGKASVNHIRMVAGFVDDKMNEIANGNHRLDTAKIAVLSAVNIADEYFRLRQEYEELLKIIQEEAKAKPID, via the coding sequence GTGCAAGGTGATGGGAAAAATCGTTTGACGGTGGACATCTTTGGCCAACAATACCGGCTCAGCGGCAAGGCAAGTGTCAATCACATACGCATGGTGGCCGGTTTCGTTGATGACAAGATGAACGAAATCGCAAACGGCAACCATCGACTGGATACTGCCAAAATTGCCGTACTTTCTGCAGTCAATATCGCGGATGAATACTTCCGCTTACGTCAGGAGTACGAAGAACTGCTGAAAATCATTCAGGAAGAGGCAAAGGCTAAACCGATAGATTAA
- a CDS encoding phage holin family protein codes for MTIMRHIVRFIVAAVVLMFVGFLVPGFSVSSFWTALLAAVVIALIGWAVEAIFGERISPYNRGIIGFLVSAVVIYLTQFIVSGFRVTILGALLASLVIGIIDLFIPIKTHMDLRNGDAGNKQET; via the coding sequence TTGACGATCATGCGCCATATCGTCCGCTTTATCGTCGCTGCCGTAGTCCTGATGTTTGTCGGCTTTCTGGTCCCCGGCTTTTCAGTTAGCAGTTTTTGGACAGCTCTGCTCGCGGCCGTTGTCATCGCACTGATTGGCTGGGCCGTAGAAGCCATCTTCGGAGAACGAATTTCGCCGTACAATCGGGGTATTATCGGCTTCTTGGTCAGTGCCGTCGTGATTTATCTCACACAGTTCATCGTCTCTGGCTTCCGCGTAACGATTCTTGGAGCGCTCCTGGCTTCCTTGGTGATTGGGATCATCGACTTGTTTATCCCGATCAAAACCCATATGGATTTGCGCAATGGAGATGCCGGGAACAAGCAGGAGACATAG
- a CDS encoding endonuclease MutS2 — protein sequence MEQRVLKTLEYDKIVALLIDKASCTYGKEKASELIPFLRLDEVINAQQGTEQAATVLRLKGSVPLGGIRDIRGPVQRARLNAMLAPMELLDIASTVMAGRRLKTFLLDMCDDHELPLLQQQAERIEGLRELETEIRRCVDENGDILDSASLELRQVRQEIRQLESRIREKLDQMTRSSTYQKMLMENIVTIRGDRFVIPVKQEYRSVFGGIVHDQSASGATLFIEPEVIVEMNNKLRELRLREEREVERILYVLTEQVSFAVEALVENTEALTELDFMFAKAQLAWSMKAICPRINDRGYVNMRKARHPLIPREVVVPVDVELGGEYQAIVVTGPNTGGKTVSLKTIGLLSLMTMAGLHIPAEEESEMTVFSSIFADIGDEQSIEQSLSTFSSHMTNIIQILAKMDDKSLVLFDELGAGTDPTEGAALAMSIIDHVIDSGARLVATTHYSELKAYAYDRPEVINASVEFDVQTLRPTYRLLIGVPGRSNAFAIARRLGLPEHIIDVARGSISEEDNQVESMIASLERNRKSAEADRLAAKAARQEAEELRTQLEEERAQFAEEKNKRMERAEDEARIAVQLAKEEAETIIRELREMMAEGMEIKEHRLIDAKKRLGNAVLELEKEKVKKPAKAVRATQIKVGDEVMVTSFGQKGTVLEKVNNEEFLVQIGIMKMKVKRDDMHVQNSIQQKPQAAPYTSVKRRSDNIKMDLDLRGYNVEDSIREIDQFLDDALLAGLHSVSIIHGHGTGVLRKGVHEYLRSHRNVKSFRLGGQGEGGVGATIAELK from the coding sequence GTGGAACAACGGGTTTTAAAGACGTTAGAATACGATAAAATAGTCGCCCTGTTGATTGACAAGGCATCTTGCACATATGGAAAAGAAAAAGCATCAGAGCTGATTCCTTTTTTACGTTTGGATGAAGTCATTAACGCTCAGCAAGGGACTGAACAAGCAGCAACCGTGTTACGCTTAAAAGGCAGCGTACCGCTCGGAGGCATTCGCGATATCCGCGGCCCCGTACAGCGCGCCAGATTGAACGCCATGCTCGCCCCGATGGAATTGCTGGATATCGCCAGCACCGTTATGGCCGGACGCAGGCTCAAAACGTTTTTGCTCGATATGTGTGACGATCACGAGCTGCCATTATTGCAACAGCAGGCAGAGCGTATTGAGGGCCTGCGCGAGTTGGAAACCGAAATTCGCCGCTGTGTTGATGAAAACGGCGATATTTTGGACAGCGCGAGTCTTGAATTGCGTCAGGTGCGTCAGGAGATTCGACAGCTCGAGTCCCGCATTCGCGAAAAACTCGATCAAATGACACGCTCGTCTACGTACCAAAAAATGCTGATGGAAAACATCGTTACGATTCGTGGAGATCGTTTCGTCATTCCGGTGAAGCAGGAGTATCGTTCGGTATTTGGTGGAATTGTTCACGATCAGTCGGCATCCGGAGCGACGCTCTTTATTGAACCGGAAGTGATTGTCGAGATGAACAACAAGCTTCGCGAGCTTCGCCTGCGCGAGGAGCGTGAAGTGGAGCGCATTCTGTATGTGTTGACGGAGCAAGTATCCTTTGCGGTAGAGGCTTTGGTCGAGAATACAGAAGCACTGACAGAGCTCGATTTTATGTTTGCCAAGGCGCAGCTTGCCTGGAGCATGAAGGCGATTTGTCCACGCATCAATGATCGCGGATACGTGAACATGCGAAAAGCGCGTCATCCACTCATTCCACGTGAAGTTGTCGTTCCAGTCGATGTGGAGCTAGGTGGAGAGTATCAGGCAATTGTTGTGACGGGTCCGAATACAGGGGGGAAAACCGTTTCCCTCAAAACAATCGGGCTGCTGTCCTTGATGACGATGGCGGGCTTGCACATTCCGGCGGAGGAAGAGAGCGAGATGACTGTATTCTCCTCCATTTTTGCCGATATCGGGGATGAGCAATCCATCGAGCAGAGCCTGTCTACATTCTCGAGCCATATGACCAATATTATTCAAATCTTGGCGAAAATGGATGACAAGAGCTTGGTGTTGTTTGACGAGCTAGGCGCAGGAACAGACCCAACAGAGGGTGCTGCTTTGGCCATGTCCATCATCGACCATGTGATTGATTCCGGTGCGAGATTGGTTGCAACGACTCACTACAGTGAACTGAAGGCGTATGCCTACGATAGACCCGAAGTCATCAACGCCAGCGTAGAATTTGACGTACAGACGTTGCGTCCTACTTATCGCTTGCTCATCGGGGTGCCTGGCAGATCCAACGCGTTTGCCATCGCAAGACGTTTGGGATTGCCGGAACATATCATTGATGTAGCGCGTGGCTCGATCAGTGAGGAAGACAATCAGGTCGAGAGCATGATTGCTTCGTTGGAGCGTAATCGCAAGTCGGCGGAAGCAGACAGGTTGGCGGCAAAGGCAGCCCGCCAAGAAGCGGAAGAACTGCGTACACAGCTCGAGGAAGAGCGCGCCCAATTTGCTGAAGAGAAAAACAAACGAATGGAGCGAGCAGAAGACGAAGCGCGAATTGCTGTCCAACTCGCAAAAGAAGAAGCGGAAACGATCATTCGCGAGCTGCGCGAAATGATGGCAGAAGGCATGGAGATCAAGGAGCATCGTCTCATCGATGCGAAGAAGCGCTTGGGTAATGCCGTGCTTGAGCTGGAGAAGGAAAAGGTGAAGAAGCCGGCAAAAGCAGTTCGCGCCACGCAGATCAAGGTGGGCGACGAGGTAATGGTGACGAGCTTCGGACAAAAAGGAACCGTGCTGGAAAAGGTAAACAATGAAGAGTTCCTCGTGCAGATCGGGATCATGAAAATGAAAGTAAAACGCGATGATATGCATGTACAAAACTCCATCCAGCAAAAACCGCAAGCGGCTCCGTATACCTCTGTGAAACGTCGCAGTGACAATATCAAGATGGATCTCGACTTGCGCGGCTACAACGTCGAGGACAGCATTCGGGAAATCGATCAGTTTTTAGATGATGCACTGCTGGCAGGCTTGCACTCGGTGTCTATTATTCACGGACACGGGACAGGAGTACTGCGCAAAGGCGTGCACGAGTATTTGCGGAGTCATCGTAATGTAAAATCCTTCCGCTTGGGCGGTCAAGGAGAAGGCGGCGTAGGTGCTACCATTGCCGAATTGAAATAA
- a CDS encoding DUF350 domain-containing protein: MESLLHNPYFATAAYFTVSGLAMVLFLAIFELVTRYRVWEELKRGNMAVAMATGGKIFGIANIFRYSIQAHLSLGEALIWATFGFFLLLSAYFIFEFMTPTFNVDQEIAKDNRAIGFIAMVLSIGFSYIIGASLPR; encoded by the coding sequence ATGGAAAGCCTTCTACACAATCCATATTTTGCAACTGCAGCTTATTTTACAGTGTCTGGACTGGCGATGGTTTTATTCTTAGCCATTTTTGAACTGGTGACGCGATATCGTGTTTGGGAAGAATTGAAGCGTGGGAACATGGCAGTAGCAATGGCAACAGGCGGGAAAATTTTTGGGATCGCGAACATTTTCCGTTATTCCATTCAGGCGCATTTGTCTTTGGGCGAAGCGTTGATTTGGGCGACATTCGGATTTTTCCTGTTGCTGTCTGCGTACTTCATTTTTGAATTCATGACCCCAACGTTTAATGTTGATCAGGAAATTGCGAAGGATAACAGGGCCATTGGCTTTATTGCGATGGTCCTGTCCATCGGTTTTTCGTATATCATAGGGGCATCCTTGCCTCGTTAG
- a CDS encoding nucleotide sugar dehydrogenase, whose translation MTQPVRVAVVGLGFVGLPLALTYAMKGANVIGIDVLPHVVEEINAAHSHHLESYQGKTLPEILKEQIEAKRFRATSSYEEAAAEVHNYIVTVGLPVHNGDPDLGPLKSCAQSLGRVLKKGDTIMIRSTVVPGTTEDVILPILEETSGLVAGVDFYLTYCSERIAEGRAFEEFIHMPLVLGGINEQSAEKGKELLSFISETDITITDIRVVETAKVIENIQRDVNIAMVQEFARFSEAFGIDTFELIKVANTHTRVNLLSPGPGVGGFCLPNALYYLQPKARELEVNLPILQLARNTNDAVPEVLIGMLEQALKKNGKTLAESRVAVLGMAMKDFSNDDRVSPVHDLIKVLMAKGVDVRSYDPAVPTVYDHKVESLDKAVNGADALILTAVQKEFAEADWAQVAEKMADAPILFDTKNRIPRDLVSKATVVRI comes from the coding sequence ATGACACAACCTGTACGCGTAGCTGTTGTGGGATTGGGGTTTGTAGGCTTGCCGTTGGCGCTTACCTATGCCATGAAAGGAGCAAACGTCATCGGTATTGACGTCTTACCGCATGTCGTCGAAGAGATCAATGCGGCACATTCCCATCACCTGGAGTCCTATCAGGGAAAAACGTTGCCAGAGATCCTCAAAGAGCAGATTGAAGCAAAACGTTTCCGTGCAACGTCCTCCTACGAGGAAGCTGCTGCGGAAGTCCATAACTATATTGTAACAGTTGGGTTGCCTGTTCATAACGGCGATCCTGATCTCGGACCGCTGAAAAGCTGTGCACAGTCGCTCGGTCGTGTACTGAAAAAAGGCGATACGATCATGATCCGCAGTACCGTCGTACCAGGAACGACAGAAGATGTGATTCTGCCGATTTTGGAGGAAACAAGCGGCCTTGTTGCGGGTGTCGATTTCTACCTGACATACTGCTCGGAGCGAATTGCAGAGGGGCGTGCTTTTGAAGAGTTCATCCATATGCCGCTCGTTTTGGGTGGCATCAATGAACAAAGCGCTGAAAAAGGTAAAGAGTTGTTGTCCTTCATCAGCGAGACCGACATTACGATTACGGATATCCGCGTAGTCGAGACAGCAAAAGTCATCGAGAACATCCAGCGTGATGTGAACATTGCGATGGTGCAGGAATTCGCTCGTTTCTCTGAGGCATTTGGCATCGATACGTTCGAGCTGATCAAGGTTGCTAATACGCACACACGTGTAAACCTGTTATCGCCAGGACCGGGTGTAGGCGGCTTCTGCTTGCCGAATGCGTTGTACTACTTGCAGCCTAAGGCACGTGAATTGGAAGTAAACCTGCCGATTCTGCAACTGGCTCGCAACACGAATGATGCGGTACCTGAAGTGTTGATCGGCATGCTCGAGCAAGCGTTGAAGAAGAATGGCAAGACATTGGCAGAAAGCCGTGTAGCTGTGTTGGGAATGGCAATGAAAGACTTTTCCAATGACGACCGTGTAAGCCCTGTCCACGACCTTATCAAGGTGCTCATGGCAAAAGGAGTAGACGTTCGTTCTTACGATCCGGCTGTTCCGACTGTGTATGATCACAAGGTTGAAAGCCTGGACAAAGCAGTGAATGGAGCAGATGCGTTGATCCTGACTGCTGTGCAAAAGGAATTTGCTGAGGCAGATTGGGCACAGGTTGCTGAAAAGATGGCTGACGCACCGATCCTCTTCGATACAAAGAACCGCATCCCGCGTGACCTTGTCAGCAAGGCGACTGTGGTGCGCATTTAA
- a CDS encoding sigma-70 family RNA polymerase sigma factor, whose translation MNDQMLELWLDRLREGDQEAFEVIYSMTRTKVYGTVAAMVTNKEDVHDIVSEIYYQLWRSLPAYDHKRPFLFWVNGIVIRQVNNWRRQIWRRFRLLERKQSLEEEQHVETPDEPMLAMESATEMQQAIQKLPFKLRIVVIYRYYYDYTYDQIAELLQIPVGTAKSRNHLALKRIREWIDVEWNEEELQTCLSKKS comes from the coding sequence ATGAATGATCAAATGTTAGAACTGTGGCTGGACCGTTTGCGTGAAGGAGATCAAGAAGCTTTTGAGGTGATCTACAGCATGACGCGGACAAAAGTTTACGGTACCGTAGCAGCCATGGTCACGAATAAAGAAGATGTTCATGATATTGTAAGCGAAATTTACTATCAGCTATGGAGATCACTGCCTGCCTATGATCACAAGCGTCCGTTTCTTTTCTGGGTGAATGGGATTGTCATTAGACAGGTGAATAACTGGCGTAGACAGATTTGGAGAAGATTCCGTCTGTTAGAACGAAAACAGAGCTTGGAAGAAGAGCAACATGTCGAAACACCGGATGAGCCAATGCTTGCGATGGAGTCTGCCACAGAGATGCAGCAAGCAATCCAAAAGCTGCCGTTCAAGCTGCGGATCGTCGTCATTTATCGGTATTACTACGATTATACGTACGATCAGATAGCCGAACTGCTGCAAATACCTGTGGGGACAGCAAAATCGAGAAATCATCTGGCATTAAAGCGCATCCGCGAGTGGATTGACGTCGAATGGAATGAGGAGGAACTCCAAACATGTCTATCGAAAAAATCATAA